The following proteins are co-located in the Macaca thibetana thibetana isolate TM-01 chromosome 6, ASM2454274v1, whole genome shotgun sequence genome:
- the BRD8 gene encoding bromodomain-containing protein 8 isoform X3 has product MATGTGKHKLLSTGPTEPWSIREKLCLASSVMRSGDQNWVSVSRAIKPFAEPGRPPDWFSQKHCASQYSELLETTETPKRKRGEKGEVVETVEDVIVRKLTAERVEELKKVIKETQERYRRLKRDAELIQAGHMDSRLDELCNDIAMKKKLEEEEAEVKRKATDAAYQARQAVKTPPRRLPTVMVRSPIDSASPGGDYPLGDLTPTTMEEATSGVTPGTLPSTPVTSFPGIPDTLPPGSAPLEAPMTPVTDDSPQKKMLGQKATPPPSPLLSELLKKGSLLPTSPRLVNESEMAVASGHLNSTGVLLEVGGVLPMIHGGEIQQTPNTVAASPAASVSQPDNCVPMEAVGDPHTVTVSMDSSEISMIINSIKEECFRSGVAEAPVGSKAPSIDGKEELDLAEKMDIAVSYTGEELDFETVGDIIAIIEDKVDDHPEVLDVAAVEAALSFCEENDDPQSLPGPWEHPIQQERDKPVPLPAPEMTVKQERLDFEETENKGIHELVDIREPSAEIKVEPAEPESVISGAEIVAGVVPATSMEPPELRSQDLDEEPGSTATGEIVEADVAIGKGDETPLTNVKTEASPESMLSPSHGSNPIEDPLEAETQHKFEMSDSLKEESGTIFGSQIKDAPGEDEEEDGVSEAASLEEPKEEDQGEGYLSEMDNEPPVSESDDGFSIHNATLQSHTLADSIPSSPASSQFSVCSEDQEAIQAQKIWKKAIMLVWRAAANHRYANVFLQPVTDDIAPGYHSIVQRPMDLSTIKKNIENGLIRSTAEFQRDIMLMFQNAVMYNSSDHDVYHMAVEMQRDVLEQIQQFLATQLIMQTSESGISAKSLRGRDSTRKQDASEKMGHKWVWLDSEQDYPNDSELSNDCRSLFSSWDSSLDLDVGSWRETEDPEAEELEESSPGREPSELLVGDGGSEESQEAAKKVSHQNLLHFLSEVAYLMEPLCISSNESSEGCCPPSGTRQEGREIKASEGERELCRETEELSAKGDPLVAEKPLGENGKPQVASAPSIICAVQGLLTENEEGEAQQESKRENQGEVYMSETEDQPPSGECDDAFNIKETPLVDTLFSHATSTKLPDLSQDDPVQDHLLFKKTLLPVWKMIASHRFSSPFLKPVSERQAPGYNDVVKRPMDLTSLKRNLSKGRIRTMAQFQRDLMLMFQNAVMYNDSDHHVYHMAVEMRQEVLEQIQVVYVEICSLWNLDFRSRFYENKGDFEVTLCSQSLLLKVIKALKD; this is encoded by the exons TGAGAGAGTTGAGGAACTAAAGAAAGTGATAAAGGAAACTCAGGAGAGATATAG ACGGCTAAAAAGAGATGCAGAACTAATTCAAGCTGGACACATGGACAGCAGACTGGATGAGCTTTGCAATGACATTGCAAT gaaaaagaaattggaaGAAGAGGAGGCTGAAGTAAAGAGGAAGGCTACAGATGCTGCATATCAGG CTCGTCAAGCAGTAAAAACACCCCCCCGGAGGTTACCCACTGTGATGGTTCGCTCTCCTATAGATTCTGCCTCCCCAGGAGGTGATTATCCACTTGGGGACTTGACTCCAACCACTATGGAAGAGGCTACCTCTGGG GTAACCCCCGGGACTTTGCCGAGTACCCCAGTCACCTCGTTTCCTGGGATTCCTGACACCCTTCCTCCAGGCTCTGCACCCTTAGAAGCCCCCATGACCCCAGTAACAGATGATTCACCCCAGAAAAAGATGCTTGGACAGAAAGCAACTCCACCCCCCTCCCCTCTGCTGTCAGAGCTCTTGAAGAAGGGCAGCCTCCTGCCTACTAGCCCCAGACTG GTCAATGAGAGTGAAATGGCTGTGGCTTCTGGCCACCTGAACAGTACAGGTGTCCTCCTGGAGGTAGGCGGGGTCCTTCCCATGATACATGGTGGGGAGATACAGCAAACACCCAATACTGTTGCAGCCTCCCCTGCTGCGTCAG TGAGTCAGCCCGATAACTGTGTTCCCATGGAGGCTGTGGGGGATCCACATACTGTGACTGTTTCCATGGACAGCAGTGAAATCTCCATGATCATTAATTCTATCAAAGAAGAGTGTTTTCGATCAGGGGTAGCAGAGGCCCCTGTTGGATCAAAGGCTCCCAGCATAGATGGGAAGGAAGAATTAGATCTGGCTGAGAAGATGGATATTGCTGTGTCTTACACAGGTGAAGAGCTGGATTTTGAGACTGTTGGAGACATCATTGCCATCATTGAGGACAAG GTAGATGATCATCCTGAAGTGCTGGATGTGGCAGCAGTGGAAGCAGCACTGTCATTTTGTGAAGAAAATGATGATCCTCAATCCCTGCCTGGCCCCTGGGAGCATCCTATCCAGCAGGAGCGGGACAAGCCAGTACCTCTCCCTGCACCAGAAATGACAGTCAAGCAAGAGAGACTGGACTTTGAGGAAACTGAAAACAAGGGAATACATGAACTGGTGGACATCAGGGAGCCCAGTGCAGAGATCAAGGTGGAACCTGCAGAACCAGAATCAGTCATTTCAGGGGCTGAAATAGTAGCTGGAGTTGTTCCAGCCACAAGTATGGAGCCACCAGAACTCAGGAGTCAGGACTTAGATGAGGAACCGGGAAGTACTGCAACTGGAGAGATTGTTGAAGCAGATGTTGCCATTGGGAAAGGCGATGAGACTCCACTTACAAATGTGAAGACAGAG GCATCCCCTGAAAGCATGTTGTCTCCATCACATGGCTCAAATCCCATTGAAGATCCTTTAGAAGCAGAGACTCAGCACAAGTTCGAAATGTCAG ACTCATTGAAAGAAGAATCAGGGACTATTTTTGGAAGCCAGATAAAG GATGCCCCAggtgaggatgaggaggaagatggTGTCAGTGAAGCGGCCAGCCTAGAGGAGCCTAAGGAAGAGGATCAAGGAGAAGGTTATTTGTCAGAAATGGATAATGAACCTCCTGTGAGCGAGAGTGATGATGGCTTCAGCATACACAATGCTACACTGCAGTCACACACGCTGGCAGACTCCATCCCCAGCAGCCCTGCTTCTTCACAGTT CTCTGTCTGTAGCGAGGATCAGGAAGCTATTCAGGCACAGAAAATTTGGAAGAAAGCCATCATGCTTGTATGGAGAGCTGCAGCTAATCATAG GTATGCCAATGTCTTCCTGCAGCCTGTTACAGATGACATAGCACCTGGCTACCACAGCATTGTGCAGAG gCCTATGGATTTGTCAACTAttaagaaaaacatagaaaatggaCTGATCCGAAGCACAGCTGAATTTCAGCGTGACATTATGCTAATGTTTCAGAATGCTGTAATGTACAATAGCTCAGACCATGATGTCTATCACATGGCAGTGGAGATGCAGAGAGATGTCTTGGAACAGATCCAG CAATTCTTGGCCACGCAGTTGATTATGCAAACATCCGAGTCTGGGATCAGTGCTAAAAGTCTTCGAGGGAGAGATTCTACTCGCAAACAGGATGCTTCAGAGAAG ATGGGACATAAGTGGGTTTGGTTGGATTCTGAACAAGATTATCCCAATGACTCTGAGTTGAGCAATGACTGCAGGTCCCTCTTCAGCTCATGGGACTCCAGTCTGGATCTTGATGTGGGCAGCTGGAGGGAAACTGAGGATCCAGAGGCTGAGGAACTAGAGGAAAGCAGCCCAGGGAGAGAACCTAGTGAACTGCTTGTTGGGGACGGAGGCAGTGAGGAATCTCAGGAAGCAGCAAAGAAAGTCAGCCACCAGAACCTCCTCCACTTTCTCTCTGAG GTAGCTTATTTAATGGAGCCCTTGTGCATTAGCAGCAACGAATCAAGTGAAGGCTGCTGCCCTCCATCTGGTACCAGACAAGAAGGAAGGGAAATTAAAGCTAGCGAAGGAGAAAGGGAGCTCTGCAGAGAGACTGAAGAGCTTTCAGCCAAAGGAGACCCCTTAGTAGCTGAAAAGCCACTGGGAGAAAATGGAAAGCCACAGGTGGCTTCAGCTCCCTCCATTATTTGTGCAGTTCAGGGACTACTCACAGAGAATGAAGAG GGGGAGGCTCAGCAAGAATCCAAAAGGGAGAACCAGGGTGAAGTATACATGTCAGAGACGGAAGACCAGCCCCCTTCAGGCGAGTGTGATGACGCCTTTAACATTAAGGAGACTCCCTTGGTGGATACACTTTTCAGCCACGCTACCTCCACAAAGCT GCCTGATCTAAGCCAGGATGACCCAGTTCAGGATCATTTGCTATTTAAGAAGACTCTCCTGCCAGTCTGGAAGATGATTGCCAGTCACAG GTTCAGCAGTCCATTTCTGAAGCCTGTGTCAGAAAGGCAGGCCCCAGGGTACAATGATGTGGTAAAAAG ACCCATGGACTTAACTAGCCTGAAGAGAAATCTCTCTAAAGGTCGGATTCGCACCATGGCCCAATTCCAGCGAGACCTGATGCTGATGTTCCAAAATGCTGTAATGTACAATGACTCTGATCATCACGTATACCATATGGCTGTGGAAATGCGGCAAGAAGTCCTGGAGCAGATTCAGGTAGTGTATGTAGAGATCTGTAGCCTCTGGAATCTTGATTTCAGATCAAGATTCTATGAGAATAAAGGTGATTTTGAGGTGACTTTGTGTTCTCAGAGTTTACTTTTAAAGGTGATTAAGGCCCTGAAGGATTGA
- the BRD8 gene encoding bromodomain-containing protein 8 isoform X5, with protein MATGTGKHKLLSTGPTEPWSIREKLCLASSVMRSGDQNWVSVSRAIKPFAEPGRPPDWFSQKHCASQYSELLETTETPKRKRGEKGEVVETVEDVIVRKLTAERVEELKKVIKETQERYRRLKRDAELIQAGHMDSRLDELCNDIAMKKKLEEEEAEVKRKATDAAYQARQAVKTPPRRLPTVMVRSPIDSASPGGDYPLGDLTPTTMEEATSGVNESEMAVASGHLNSTGVLLEVGGVLPMIHGGEIQQTPNTVAASPAASVSQPDNCVPMEAVGDPHTVTVSMDSSEISMIINSIKEECFRSGVAEAPVGSKAPSIDGKEELDLAEKMDIAVSYTGEELDFETVGDIIAIIEDKVDDHPEVLDVAAVEAALSFCEENDDPQSLPGPWEHPIQQERDKPVPLPAPEMTVKQERLDFEETENKGIHELVDIREPSAEIKVEPAEPESVISGAEIVAGVVPATSMEPPELRSQDLDEEPGSTATGEIVEADVAIGKGDETPLTNVKTEASPESMLSPSHGSNPIEDPLEAETQHKFEMSDSLKEESGTIFGSQIKDAPGEDEEEDGVSEAASLEEPKEEDQGEGYLSEMDNEPPVSESDDGFSIHNATLQSHTLADSIPSSPASSQFSVCSEDQEAIQAQKIWKKAIMLVWRAAANHRYANVFLQPVTDDIAPGYHSIVQRPMDLSTIKKNIENGLIRSTAEFQRDIMLMFQNAVMYNSSDHDVYHMAVEMQRDVLEQIQQFLATQLIMQTSESGISAKSLRGRDSTRKQDASEKMGHKWVWLDSEQDYPNDSELSNDCRSLFSSWDSSLDLDVGSWRETEDPEAEELEESSPGREPSELLVGDGGSEESQEAAKKVSHQNLLHFLSEVAYLMEPLCISSNESSEGCCPPSGTRQEGREIKASEGERELCRETEELSAKGDPLVAEKPLGENGKPQVASAPSIICAVQGLLTENEEGEAQQESKRENQGEVYMSETEDQPPSGECDDAFNIKETPLVDTLFSHATSTKLPDLSQDDPVQDHLLFKKTLLPVWKMIASHRFSSPFLKPVSERQAPGYNDVVKRPMDLTSLKRNLSKGRIRTMAQFQRDLMLMFQNAVMYNDSDHHVYHMAVEMRQEVLEQIQVVYVEICSLWNLDFRSRFYENKGDFEVTLCSQSLLLKVIKALKD; from the exons TGAGAGAGTTGAGGAACTAAAGAAAGTGATAAAGGAAACTCAGGAGAGATATAG ACGGCTAAAAAGAGATGCAGAACTAATTCAAGCTGGACACATGGACAGCAGACTGGATGAGCTTTGCAATGACATTGCAAT gaaaaagaaattggaaGAAGAGGAGGCTGAAGTAAAGAGGAAGGCTACAGATGCTGCATATCAGG CTCGTCAAGCAGTAAAAACACCCCCCCGGAGGTTACCCACTGTGATGGTTCGCTCTCCTATAGATTCTGCCTCCCCAGGAGGTGATTATCCACTTGGGGACTTGACTCCAACCACTATGGAAGAGGCTACCTCTGGG GTCAATGAGAGTGAAATGGCTGTGGCTTCTGGCCACCTGAACAGTACAGGTGTCCTCCTGGAGGTAGGCGGGGTCCTTCCCATGATACATGGTGGGGAGATACAGCAAACACCCAATACTGTTGCAGCCTCCCCTGCTGCGTCAG TGAGTCAGCCCGATAACTGTGTTCCCATGGAGGCTGTGGGGGATCCACATACTGTGACTGTTTCCATGGACAGCAGTGAAATCTCCATGATCATTAATTCTATCAAAGAAGAGTGTTTTCGATCAGGGGTAGCAGAGGCCCCTGTTGGATCAAAGGCTCCCAGCATAGATGGGAAGGAAGAATTAGATCTGGCTGAGAAGATGGATATTGCTGTGTCTTACACAGGTGAAGAGCTGGATTTTGAGACTGTTGGAGACATCATTGCCATCATTGAGGACAAG GTAGATGATCATCCTGAAGTGCTGGATGTGGCAGCAGTGGAAGCAGCACTGTCATTTTGTGAAGAAAATGATGATCCTCAATCCCTGCCTGGCCCCTGGGAGCATCCTATCCAGCAGGAGCGGGACAAGCCAGTACCTCTCCCTGCACCAGAAATGACAGTCAAGCAAGAGAGACTGGACTTTGAGGAAACTGAAAACAAGGGAATACATGAACTGGTGGACATCAGGGAGCCCAGTGCAGAGATCAAGGTGGAACCTGCAGAACCAGAATCAGTCATTTCAGGGGCTGAAATAGTAGCTGGAGTTGTTCCAGCCACAAGTATGGAGCCACCAGAACTCAGGAGTCAGGACTTAGATGAGGAACCGGGAAGTACTGCAACTGGAGAGATTGTTGAAGCAGATGTTGCCATTGGGAAAGGCGATGAGACTCCACTTACAAATGTGAAGACAGAG GCATCCCCTGAAAGCATGTTGTCTCCATCACATGGCTCAAATCCCATTGAAGATCCTTTAGAAGCAGAGACTCAGCACAAGTTCGAAATGTCAG ACTCATTGAAAGAAGAATCAGGGACTATTTTTGGAAGCCAGATAAAG GATGCCCCAggtgaggatgaggaggaagatggTGTCAGTGAAGCGGCCAGCCTAGAGGAGCCTAAGGAAGAGGATCAAGGAGAAGGTTATTTGTCAGAAATGGATAATGAACCTCCTGTGAGCGAGAGTGATGATGGCTTCAGCATACACAATGCTACACTGCAGTCACACACGCTGGCAGACTCCATCCCCAGCAGCCCTGCTTCTTCACAGTT CTCTGTCTGTAGCGAGGATCAGGAAGCTATTCAGGCACAGAAAATTTGGAAGAAAGCCATCATGCTTGTATGGAGAGCTGCAGCTAATCATAG GTATGCCAATGTCTTCCTGCAGCCTGTTACAGATGACATAGCACCTGGCTACCACAGCATTGTGCAGAG gCCTATGGATTTGTCAACTAttaagaaaaacatagaaaatggaCTGATCCGAAGCACAGCTGAATTTCAGCGTGACATTATGCTAATGTTTCAGAATGCTGTAATGTACAATAGCTCAGACCATGATGTCTATCACATGGCAGTGGAGATGCAGAGAGATGTCTTGGAACAGATCCAG CAATTCTTGGCCACGCAGTTGATTATGCAAACATCCGAGTCTGGGATCAGTGCTAAAAGTCTTCGAGGGAGAGATTCTACTCGCAAACAGGATGCTTCAGAGAAG ATGGGACATAAGTGGGTTTGGTTGGATTCTGAACAAGATTATCCCAATGACTCTGAGTTGAGCAATGACTGCAGGTCCCTCTTCAGCTCATGGGACTCCAGTCTGGATCTTGATGTGGGCAGCTGGAGGGAAACTGAGGATCCAGAGGCTGAGGAACTAGAGGAAAGCAGCCCAGGGAGAGAACCTAGTGAACTGCTTGTTGGGGACGGAGGCAGTGAGGAATCTCAGGAAGCAGCAAAGAAAGTCAGCCACCAGAACCTCCTCCACTTTCTCTCTGAG GTAGCTTATTTAATGGAGCCCTTGTGCATTAGCAGCAACGAATCAAGTGAAGGCTGCTGCCCTCCATCTGGTACCAGACAAGAAGGAAGGGAAATTAAAGCTAGCGAAGGAGAAAGGGAGCTCTGCAGAGAGACTGAAGAGCTTTCAGCCAAAGGAGACCCCTTAGTAGCTGAAAAGCCACTGGGAGAAAATGGAAAGCCACAGGTGGCTTCAGCTCCCTCCATTATTTGTGCAGTTCAGGGACTACTCACAGAGAATGAAGAG GGGGAGGCTCAGCAAGAATCCAAAAGGGAGAACCAGGGTGAAGTATACATGTCAGAGACGGAAGACCAGCCCCCTTCAGGCGAGTGTGATGACGCCTTTAACATTAAGGAGACTCCCTTGGTGGATACACTTTTCAGCCACGCTACCTCCACAAAGCT GCCTGATCTAAGCCAGGATGACCCAGTTCAGGATCATTTGCTATTTAAGAAGACTCTCCTGCCAGTCTGGAAGATGATTGCCAGTCACAG GTTCAGCAGTCCATTTCTGAAGCCTGTGTCAGAAAGGCAGGCCCCAGGGTACAATGATGTGGTAAAAAG ACCCATGGACTTAACTAGCCTGAAGAGAAATCTCTCTAAAGGTCGGATTCGCACCATGGCCCAATTCCAGCGAGACCTGATGCTGATGTTCCAAAATGCTGTAATGTACAATGACTCTGATCATCACGTATACCATATGGCTGTGGAAATGCGGCAAGAAGTCCTGGAGCAGATTCAGGTAGTGTATGTAGAGATCTGTAGCCTCTGGAATCTTGATTTCAGATCAAGATTCTATGAGAATAAAGGTGATTTTGAGGTGACTTTGTGTTCTCAGAGTTTACTTTTAAAGGTGATTAAGGCCCTGAAGGATTGA